Proteins found in one Phycisphaerae bacterium genomic segment:
- a CDS encoding glycine--tRNA ligase has translation MPKDATKMEKIVALCKRRGFIFQSSEIYGGINGFWDYGPLGVELKRNIKEAWWQDMVKNPPTGPDGKEISMVGVDCSIIMNPKVWVASGHATGFADPMVDCKECKGRFRADKVFHIALYRPDQAVPFAACAVQAESAASAVEECQPQAVKLSKKHGGGEFTANAVGLIEWQGANKEAYMRMNCPNCGAAGTLTEPRAFNLMFETFIGALRDAENTAFLRPETAQGIFANFKNVCDSTRVKIPFGIAQVGKAFRNEINPRNYTFRSREFEQMEIEFFCHDKDAMKWWKWWRDVRINWYKSLGLKSENLKPRNQEGKELAHYSKACTDIEYFFPFADEPQELEGVAHRGCFDLTQHQQHSGKDLSYFDDESKERFTPTVIEPSAGADRSTLAFICEAYSVDESRPSPELMRFHPRLAPIKAAVFPLVNKDGLPEIAEPIFREIKKQFTCQFDAKASIGKRYARMDEAGTPFCFTIDGQTKDDGTVTVRDRDTGAQDRIDKTRCLDFLRDKLKM, from the coding sequence ATGCCCAAAGACGCGACCAAAATGGAAAAGATCGTCGCCCTGTGCAAGCGGCGGGGCTTCATCTTTCAATCGAGCGAGATTTACGGCGGCATCAACGGCTTCTGGGACTACGGGCCGCTCGGTGTTGAACTCAAACGCAACATCAAAGAGGCCTGGTGGCAGGACATGGTCAAGAACCCGCCGACCGGCCCGGACGGGAAAGAGATTTCGATGGTCGGCGTGGACTGCTCGATCATCATGAACCCGAAGGTCTGGGTGGCGAGCGGTCATGCGACGGGGTTTGCGGATCCCATGGTAGATTGCAAGGAATGTAAGGGACGGTTTCGCGCTGACAAAGTCTTTCACATTGCCCTCTACCGACCCGACCAAGCCGTTCCATTCGCCGCTTGTGCGGTCCAGGCCGAGAGCGCCGCAAGCGCCGTTGAGGAATGTCAGCCCCAGGCGGTCAAACTTTCGAAGAAGCATGGTGGCGGTGAATTTACCGCTAATGCTGTTGGGCTCATTGAATGGCAGGGTGCCAACAAGGAAGCCTACATGAGAATGAACTGTCCCAATTGTGGAGCCGCTGGGACATTGACGGAACCGCGCGCATTCAACCTTATGTTTGAAACGTTCATCGGAGCGTTGCGCGACGCCGAGAACACAGCCTTCCTTCGCCCCGAGACCGCCCAGGGCATCTTCGCCAACTTCAAGAACGTCTGCGACTCGACGCGCGTGAAGATTCCCTTCGGCATCGCCCAGGTCGGCAAGGCCTTTCGCAACGAGATCAACCCCCGCAATTATACCTTCCGGTCCCGCGAGTTCGAGCAGATGGAGATCGAGTTCTTCTGCCACGACAAGGACGCGATGAAGTGGTGGAAATGGTGGCGGGATGTGCGGATCAACTGGTACAAGTCGCTCGGCCTCAAGAGTGAGAACCTCAAGCCGCGCAATCAGGAGGGCAAGGAACTCGCCCACTATTCCAAGGCCTGCACGGACATCGAGTATTTCTTCCCCTTCGCGGACGAGCCGCAGGAGCTGGAGGGCGTCGCCCATCGCGGCTGCTTCGACCTGACGCAGCACCAGCAGCACAGCGGCAAGGACCTGTCGTATTTCGACGACGAATCCAAGGAACGCTTCACCCCCACGGTCATCGAACCCTCCGCCGGGGCCGACCGCAGCACGCTGGCCTTCATCTGCGAGGCATACAGCGTCGATGAATCGCGCCCCAGCCCGGAGCTGATGCGCTTCCACCCGCGTCTCGCCCCGATCAAGGCCGCCGTCTTCCCGCTCGTCAACAAGGACGGTCTTCCGGAGATCGCCGAGCCGATTTTCCGCGAGATCAAGAAGCAGTTTACCTGCCAGTTCGACGCGAAGGCGTCCATCGGCAAGCGCTACGCCCGCATGGACGAAGCCGGCACGCCGTTTTGCTTCACGATCGACGGGCAGACGAAGGACGACGGCACCGTGACCGTGCGCGATCGCGACACCGGCGCGCAAGATCGAATCGACAAGACCAGGTGCCTCGATTTCCTCCGCGACAAACTAAAGATGTAG
- a CDS encoding endonuclease/exonuclease/phosphatase family protein produces the protein MTFNIKFGERLDEALDVIRAAQPDVACLQEIKPSQVSYIEDNLGVNGYWAPSSNLIGDAAWGNAVFARGRLDQVQSLRVPGGGAFGVWATVEMDGGRFIVASVHLMHAKRKYGGILERIRETEAMLDAHRRLEAPAIIAGDFNEPAWGAVHRLLRGRFIDAGQESGNTLPAGFPIARVDYVFCSDDWEPESARTAATTISDHRPVVVVLTPNLKN, from the coding sequence ATGACTTTCAACATCAAGTTCGGCGAGCGGCTGGACGAGGCGCTCGACGTGATCCGCGCGGCGCAGCCGGACGTGGCGTGCCTGCAGGAAATCAAGCCCAGTCAAGTCTCCTACATTGAGGACAATCTTGGAGTGAATGGCTATTGGGCGCCGTCATCAAACCTCATCGGCGACGCGGCGTGGGGCAACGCGGTCTTCGCCCGGGGGAGGCTGGACCAGGTTCAATCACTCCGCGTGCCGGGCGGAGGGGCGTTCGGCGTTTGGGCAACGGTGGAGATGGACGGCGGCCGTTTCATTGTCGCCTCGGTGCACCTGATGCACGCTAAGCGGAAATATGGCGGGATCCTGGAGCGGATTCGGGAGACCGAGGCGATGTTGGATGCACACCGTCGCCTGGAGGCCCCGGCCATTATCGCGGGTGACTTCAACGAACCAGCTTGGGGAGCCGTCCACCGGTTGCTTCGCGGTCGTTTCATCGATGCCGGCCAGGAGAGCGGCAACACCCTGCCTGCCGGTTTTCCGATCGCCCGCGTGGATTACGTCTTTTGTTCTGACGATTGGGAACCGGAATCTGCGCGGACGGCCGCGACCACGATCTCGGATCATCGCCCGGTGGTCGTCGTCCTCACCCCAAACCTCAAGAACTAA
- a CDS encoding transcriptional repressor, protein MAREVNEDVVATAENVFHEFLRDRGLKYTDERRRIVRAVMHNDEHFEAEQLLLDMRQGDARVGKATIYRTLKLLVGCGIVKEVHFSNKQVHYEHTYGQDPHDHMVCRRCGRIIEFDARDVVRLRAALAAQARFHALSHRFSITGLCEACVKACPVGITARMLTREPTARPRRR, encoded by the coding sequence ATGGCCCGGGAAGTCAATGAAGACGTCGTCGCCACCGCGGAGAATGTCTTTCATGAATTCCTCCGCGATCGCGGCTTGAAATACACCGATGAGCGGCGGCGCATCGTTCGCGCGGTGATGCACAACGACGAGCATTTCGAGGCCGAGCAGCTCCTCCTCGACATGCGCCAGGGGGATGCTCGCGTGGGCAAGGCCACCATCTATCGCACGCTAAAGCTTCTCGTCGGATGCGGCATTGTCAAAGAGGTGCATTTCTCGAACAAGCAGGTCCATTACGAACATACTTACGGCCAGGACCCGCACGATCACATGGTCTGTCGGCGCTGCGGGCGGATCATCGAGTTCGATGCCCGCGACGTCGTGCGCCTCCGCGCGGCCCTGGCGGCCCAGGCCAGGTTCCATGCGCTGTCGCACCGGTTTTCCATCACGGGCCTGTGCGAGGCCTGCGTCAAGGCCTGTCCGGTCGGGATCACGGCGCGCATGCTGACGCGCGAACCGACGGCGAGGCCGAGGCGGAGGTAA
- a CDS encoding SpoVG family protein, with the protein MNITEIRVKLVGSNTERLKAFCSVTLDDAIVIRDLKIIEGTNGPFVAMPSRKLADRCPKCGSKNHLRARFCNECGARLAENRAPREQDGRVKLHADVAHPINMTGREQLQREVIAAFEQELARSGEPDYKPQQVDFDDFGPSEYDDLISELKETVGQRGTRRETSAPRNEPSPAPPGPIGASTAPPRRTPPPQPVRPPAPPKTPPLQTADRPQDPFSAGIL; encoded by the coding sequence ATGAACATCACAGAGATCCGAGTCAAGCTGGTGGGGAGCAATACGGAACGGCTGAAGGCGTTTTGCAGTGTCACGCTGGACGACGCCATCGTGATCCGCGACCTGAAGATCATCGAGGGCACGAACGGGCCCTTTGTGGCCATGCCTTCGCGAAAGCTGGCGGATCGCTGCCCCAAGTGTGGTTCGAAGAATCACTTGCGAGCCCGGTTCTGCAATGAGTGCGGCGCTCGCTTGGCGGAGAATCGCGCCCCGCGTGAGCAGGATGGCCGCGTCAAGCTTCATGCGGATGTGGCCCATCCGATCAACATGACGGGGCGCGAGCAGCTCCAGCGCGAGGTCATCGCCGCTTTTGAACAGGAACTCGCCCGCTCCGGCGAGCCGGATTACAAGCCGCAACAGGTTGATTTTGACGACTTCGGGCCTTCAGAATACGACGATTTGATCTCCGAACTAAAGGAAACAGTGGGGCAAAGAGGAACGCGCCGAGAGACATCCGCCCCCCGGAACGAGCCGTCTCCCGCGCCCCCGGGGCCGATCGGGGCATCGACGGCACCGCCGAGGAGAACGCCGCCTCCCCAGCCTGTGCGTCCACCTGCACCGCCGAAGACACCTCCCTTGCAGACCGCCGATCGACCGCAAGATCCGTTCAGCGCGGGAATCCTCTAA
- a CDS encoding 4-(cytidine 5'-diphospho)-2-C-methyl-D-erythritol kinase encodes MPKDPAPITVQAPAKINLTLAVLGRRSDGFHEIESWVVKLAWYDRLTIAPARELSLRLDSEANGLAADDTNLVLRAARALALAEEANRPPEAAIALEKHIPIGAGLGGGSSDAAAALRSLNELWGLHWGIERLQAVAARIGSDVPLFVDPAPAVVIRGRGERVEPLSTSPRCWVAVVVPAYSISTADVYRAVDAREVPRRTGAQPWAEPSRSAAQLQSGLFNDLQEAAMAIEPRLAGLIARLDGLDGRRVHMTGSGSCLFALFADRSEARMWAHAAQTAAGQSIRIEVVEML; translated from the coding sequence ATGCCGAAAGACCCTGCGCCGATAACCGTCCAGGCCCCCGCGAAGATCAATCTTACCCTTGCCGTGCTTGGGCGGCGGTCGGATGGGTTTCATGAGATCGAGTCGTGGGTCGTGAAGCTGGCGTGGTATGACCGGCTGACGATTGCGCCGGCGCGGGAGTTGAGCCTGCGCCTCGACAGCGAGGCAAACGGATTAGCGGCGGATGACACGAATCTGGTCCTGCGCGCGGCGCGGGCGCTGGCGCTGGCGGAGGAGGCGAATCGCCCGCCGGAGGCTGCGATCGCGCTGGAAAAGCACATTCCGATCGGGGCGGGGCTGGGCGGCGGGAGCAGCGATGCGGCGGCAGCGCTCCGTTCGCTCAACGAACTGTGGGGGCTGCATTGGGGCATCGAGCGCCTACAGGCGGTCGCTGCGCGAATCGGGTCGGACGTTCCGCTCTTTGTCGACCCTGCACCGGCCGTCGTCATCCGCGGCCGGGGTGAGCGTGTGGAGCCGCTTTCGACGTCGCCGCGTTGCTGGGTGGCCGTCGTCGTCCCCGCCTACTCGATTTCCACCGCGGATGTTTATCGCGCGGTGGACGCGCGCGAGGTTCCGCGAAGGACCGGCGCGCAACCGTGGGCGGAACCCTCTCGCTCGGCCGCGCAACTGCAATCGGGGCTGTTCAACGACCTTCAGGAAGCCGCGATGGCTATCGAGCCGAGATTGGCGGGCCTGATCGCCCGACTGGACGGATTGGACGGACGGCGGGTCCACATGACCGGGAGCGGAAGCTGCCTGTTTGCCCTTTTTGCTGATCGCTCGGAGGCCCGGATGTGGGCTCACGCCGCGCAGACGGCGGCGGGCCAGTCTATCCGGATCGAGGTCGTCGAGATGCTATGA
- a CDS encoding DNA alkylation repair protein, translated as MKELARLGSEGYKRTMLRHGAVEPFFGVKIEELKKYQKKIKKDHALALALYETGIGDAQYLAGLIADETRMTKKDLTRWVKQAQWGMISEYTVPWVAGESECGYELGKEWIDSKIETIAAAGWATLSSMVSVRADDELDLKGLEKLMDRVAKSIHKAPNRVKYTMNGFVIAVGSYVAPLSDKAVAVAKKIGKVSVDMGDTACKVPDAAQYIAKVAKAGRVGRKRMTARC; from the coding sequence ATGAAGGAGCTGGCCAGGCTGGGCAGCGAGGGATACAAGCGGACGATGCTCAGGCACGGGGCGGTCGAGCCGTTTTTCGGCGTCAAGATCGAGGAGCTGAAAAAGTATCAGAAGAAGATCAAGAAAGACCACGCACTGGCCCTGGCGCTGTATGAGACCGGCATCGGGGATGCGCAGTATCTGGCGGGCCTGATCGCCGACGAGACGCGGATGACGAAGAAGGACCTGACGCGCTGGGTGAAGCAGGCGCAGTGGGGGATGATCAGCGAATACACGGTGCCGTGGGTCGCGGGAGAGAGCGAGTGCGGGTACGAGCTGGGAAAGGAGTGGATCGACTCGAAGATTGAGACGATCGCGGCGGCCGGCTGGGCGACGTTGTCGAGCATGGTGTCGGTGCGGGCCGATGACGAGTTGGATCTGAAGGGGCTGGAGAAACTGATGGACCGCGTGGCGAAGTCGATTCACAAAGCGCCCAACCGCGTGAAGTACACGATGAACGGCTTTGTGATCGCGGTCGGCTCGTATGTCGCGCCGCTTTCGGACAAGGCCGTCGCCGTGGCCAAAAAGATCGGCAAGGTCAGCGTGGACATGGGCGATACGGCCTGCAAGGTGCCGGATGCGGCCCAATACATTGCCAAGGTCGCCAAGGCGGGCCGCGTCGGGCGGAAGCGCATGACGGCGCGGTGCTAA
- a CDS encoding PEP-CTERM sorting domain-containing protein (PEP-CTERM proteins occur, often in large numbers, in the proteomes of bacteria that also encode an exosortase, a predicted intramembrane cysteine proteinase. The presence of a PEP-CTERM domain at a protein's C-terminus predicts cleavage within the sorting domain, followed by covalent anchoring to some some component of the (usually Gram-negative) cell surface. Many PEP-CTERM proteins exhibit an unusual sequence composition that includes large numbers of potential glycosylation sites. Expression of one such protein has been shown restore the ability of a bacterium to form floc, a type of biofilm.): MCRRSIVSLGALLSILSLPAGAWADLPYTNYVWFEATSLNPQSGVLSQGAQEADLRLACDTSAGPTLCEWSLAMRMHSTQQFGGMGTNLLGDTNKHAIVNLLHGGEFPSDGHYLFTEVNTGGTLARLKEANIPILPGPIYDPTDGAAGDYLLATMTLRTFKAAGEMTTDGINATINELLWADVNESGSNEPTYVMFGDGPVLDGSVQGGLAECITIRNIPEPATLALIVTSLCLSVNRRR, translated from the coding sequence ATGTGCCGCCGATCCATCGTCTCGTTAGGTGCGCTGCTGTCGATTCTATCCTTGCCGGCCGGAGCCTGGGCCGACCTTCCCTACACCAATTACGTCTGGTTCGAGGCGACCAGCCTGAACCCGCAATCCGGCGTCCTGTCGCAGGGTGCGCAGGAGGCAGACCTGCGGCTCGCGTGCGACACGAGCGCCGGCCCGACGCTGTGCGAGTGGAGTCTCGCGATGCGGATGCACAGCACCCAGCAGTTCGGCGGAATGGGCACGAATCTGCTGGGAGATACCAACAAACACGCGATCGTCAATCTGCTTCACGGTGGTGAGTTTCCATCCGACGGCCATTACTTGTTTACGGAGGTCAATACCGGCGGGACCCTCGCACGACTCAAGGAGGCCAACATTCCCATCCTTCCGGGCCCGATCTATGACCCCACCGATGGTGCGGCCGGAGATTACCTGCTCGCGACGATGACGCTGCGAACCTTCAAGGCGGCCGGAGAAATGACGACCGATGGCATCAATGCCACCATCAACGAGCTGCTCTGGGCGGACGTGAATGAGTCTGGGTCGAACGAGCCAACCTACGTCATGTTTGGAGATGGGCCCGTCCTTGATGGGTCTGTTCAGGGCGGTCTTGCGGAGTGCATCACCATCCGAAACATCCCCGAGCCGGCGACGCTCGCGTTGATCGTCACATCACTTTGCCTTTCGGTGAATCGGCGAAGGTAG
- a CDS encoding PEP/pyruvate-binding domain-containing protein, whose protein sequence is MPERITPADRLDEHLTLNPNLVDRILRQLLVALHERGVVTIDQVYDEARMAAGNIERGGSWSGVNPNVVEAPRGDSRERDLVNEATRRYAAQHFTPHEIDDIVNLALKREEAEKLRAIVTLGSLSFRLLADTVRRFCALPEGESQLTPDEAMGIRVGLIRHLISDQLEFIAVAKKFLRIRDIEEIINRSIGAEASLGRIGGKAAGMFLASRIIVGPKQKPIDEIKQYVEPIAVSQPQRAPATPLVAIPESYYLRSDVIEDFIAFNGLGEYQNQKYKTPDEIRKEYRLIKSVFRNAEFPAGIVERLRLILHQLGELPLIVRSSSLLEDRFGTAFSGKYASIFLPNQGSPEKRLKALLGAIAEVYASALGPDPLLYRREHDLIDYDEDMAVLIQRVVGRRFGPYFAPCFAGVAFSRNEYRWSPRIKREDGLMRIVMGLGTRAVDRVGAEFPRMVALGMPTLRHESSTGEVKAHSQRSMDVINLTKNRLEAVSLEQLMQHAAEYPLLDKLVSINRDGVLTPPTGTYIDANASQLCITFDKLMSEGTFPAQIRGILKRLETAYGVPVDIEFAHDGTQLYLLQCRTLSHIEEIQDITIPSDIPEERTIFSAQKFVRAGLVENIEYVVYIDPRDYDSVPSREKRTAVARVIGRLNERLAGRNFILIGPGRWGSNDMLLGVPVTYADISKAKMLIEVARERDGYVPEVSFGTHFFQDLVEANIAYLPLYPDDRRNRFNETFLNDSPNALKELLPKDADSASVVHVIDVPAVSGGRRLRVVMDGKVDKALAYLYDGS, encoded by the coding sequence ATGCCCGAACGAATCACTCCGGCTGACCGGCTGGACGAGCATCTCACGCTCAACCCCAACCTTGTGGATCGGATACTGCGCCAGCTTCTCGTCGCCCTGCACGAACGCGGGGTGGTCACCATCGACCAGGTCTATGACGAGGCCCGGATGGCAGCGGGCAACATCGAGCGCGGCGGGAGCTGGTCGGGCGTGAATCCCAACGTCGTGGAGGCGCCGCGGGGCGATTCGCGCGAGCGGGATTTGGTCAACGAGGCCACGCGGCGCTACGCGGCGCAGCATTTCACTCCGCACGAGATCGATGACATCGTGAACCTCGCCCTCAAGCGTGAGGAGGCGGAAAAGCTGCGGGCCATCGTCACGCTCGGCTCGCTTTCTTTCCGGCTTCTCGCCGACACCGTCCGCCGGTTCTGCGCGCTGCCCGAAGGGGAGTCGCAGCTTACGCCGGACGAGGCCATGGGCATTCGTGTCGGCCTGATCCGCCACCTCATCAGCGACCAGCTCGAGTTCATCGCCGTCGCCAAGAAGTTCCTGCGCATCCGCGACATCGAAGAGATCATCAATCGCTCGATCGGGGCCGAGGCCAGCCTGGGCCGGATCGGTGGAAAAGCGGCGGGCATGTTTCTGGCCTCGCGGATCATCGTCGGCCCGAAGCAAAAACCCATCGACGAGATCAAGCAGTACGTCGAACCGATCGCCGTCAGCCAGCCGCAGCGCGCCCCTGCGACTCCCCTCGTCGCCATCCCCGAGTCGTACTACCTTCGCTCCGATGTCATCGAGGACTTCATTGCCTTCAACGGCCTCGGCGAATATCAGAACCAGAAATACAAGACGCCCGACGAGATCCGCAAGGAATACAGGCTGATCAAGTCGGTCTTTCGCAACGCGGAGTTTCCCGCGGGCATCGTCGAGCGGCTGCGTCTCATCCTGCATCAACTCGGCGAACTGCCGCTCATCGTCCGCTCCAGCAGCCTCCTCGAAGACCGCTTCGGCACGGCGTTTAGCGGAAAATACGCCAGCATCTTCCTGCCCAACCAGGGCAGCCCGGAGAAGCGCCTCAAGGCCCTGCTCGGCGCGATCGCCGAGGTCTATGCCAGCGCCCTCGGCCCCGACCCGCTGCTTTACCGTCGCGAGCACGACCTCATCGACTACGACGAGGACATGGCCGTCCTCATCCAGCGCGTCGTCGGTCGCCGCTTCGGACCCTACTTCGCCCCGTGCTTCGCGGGCGTCGCCTTCAGCCGCAACGAATACCGCTGGAGCCCGCGCATCAAGCGCGAAGATGGTCTCATGCGCATCGTCATGGGCCTGGGCACCCGGGCGGTCGATCGCGTCGGCGCGGAGTTCCCCCGCATGGTCGCCCTGGGAATGCCCACGCTGCGGCACGAATCCTCCACCGGTGAAGTCAAGGCCCATTCGCAGCGCTCGATGGATGTCATCAATCTCACCAAGAACCGTCTCGAGGCCGTCTCACTCGAACAGCTCATGCAGCACGCGGCCGAATATCCGCTGCTGGATAAGCTCGTCAGCATCAACCGCGATGGCGTCCTGACGCCGCCGACCGGGACGTACATCGACGCCAACGCGTCGCAACTGTGCATCACCTTCGACAAGCTCATGAGCGAAGGGACCTTCCCCGCGCAGATCCGCGGGATCCTCAAGCGCTTGGAGACCGCCTATGGGGTCCCCGTGGACATCGAATTCGCGCACGACGGCACGCAGCTCTACCTCCTGCAATGCCGCACGCTCAGCCACATCGAGGAGATTCAGGATATCACCATCCCCTCGGATATCCCCGAGGAGCGCACGATCTTCAGCGCCCAGAAGTTCGTCCGCGCAGGTCTCGTCGAGAATATCGAATACGTCGTTTATATCGACCCGCGCGACTACGACAGCGTCCCCAGCCGCGAGAAGCGGACCGCCGTCGCCCGCGTCATCGGCCGACTCAATGAGCGCCTCGCCGGCCGCAACTTTATCCTCATCGGCCCCGGTCGCTGGGGCAGCAACGACATGCTCCTCGGCGTCCCGGTCACCTACGCCGACATCAGCAAGGCGAAGATGCTCATCGAAGTCGCCCGCGAGCGGGACGGCTACGTCCCCGAGGTCTCCTTCGGCACGCACTTCTTCCAGGACCTCGTCGAGGCCAACATCGCCTACCTGCCGCTCTACCCCGACGACCGCCGCAACCGCTTCAACGAGACCTTCCTCAACGACTCGCCCAACGCGCTCAAAGAACTGCTCCCCAAAGACGCCGACTCCGCGAGCGTAGTCCACGTCATCGACGTCCCCGCAGTCAGCGGCGGCCGCCGCCTCCGCGTGGTCATGGACGGCAAGGTGGACAAGGCCCTGGCCTACCTCTACGACGGCTCATAG
- the rpsU gene encoding 30S ribosomal protein S21, whose amino-acid sequence MIKVRPRPNEPVQQLMRRLKKLCEREGVLREMKRTAYYEKPSDRNRRNLRKSKRRVQKFGVPETR is encoded by the coding sequence ATGATCAAGGTTCGTCCCCGCCCCAATGAACCCGTTCAACAGCTCATGCGACGGCTTAAGAAGCTGTGTGAGCGCGAAGGCGTCCTGCGAGAAATGAAGCGGACGGCTTATTACGAGAAGCCCTCCGATCGCAATCGCCGCAATCTTCGCAAGTCGAAGCGCCGTGTGCAGAAGTTCGGCGTGCCCGAAACTCGCTAG
- a CDS encoding rRNA adenine N-6-methyltransferase family protein has translation MSSDPLNANVAEPALVETTLAPRAARLSDVGLFFSKFVAKGRTISSAVPSSRAMVNGVLDHVDFSRPGTIVELGAGTGPVTEQIVEQLRPHHRFVAVENDADFCEVLRRRFPETTLLQTDATRIAEPLSKLGVHKVDYVLSGLPTPNLPAQAQVRLWRWLKESLAPGGLFIQITVAPILYRGFYERFFRDVSYRMVWLNVPPGGVYRCAAPRKHLRKQG, from the coding sequence GTGAGCAGCGATCCCCTGAACGCCAACGTGGCCGAACCCGCCCTTGTCGAAACCACCCTGGCCCCCCGGGCCGCGCGTCTATCGGATGTCGGACTCTTTTTTTCCAAGTTCGTCGCCAAGGGCCGCACCATCTCCTCAGCCGTTCCCTCCAGCCGGGCCATGGTGAACGGTGTTCTGGACCACGTGGACTTCAGCCGTCCGGGCACGATTGTGGAACTGGGCGCGGGCACCGGACCGGTCACGGAACAAATCGTCGAACAACTCCGGCCGCATCATCGCTTCGTCGCGGTGGAGAATGACGCTGATTTTTGCGAAGTTCTCCGCCGTCGCTTCCCGGAAACGACGCTGCTTCAAACCGACGCTACACGAATCGCCGAGCCGCTTTCCAAGCTCGGCGTTCACAAAGTGGACTATGTGCTCAGCGGTCTGCCCACGCCCAATCTTCCGGCGCAGGCCCAGGTCCGATTGTGGCGCTGGCTGAAAGAGAGTCTCGCCCCCGGCGGCCTGTTCATTCAGATCACCGTCGCGCCGATCCTCTACCGCGGCTTTTATGAGCGCTTCTTCCGCGATGTCAGCTACCGCATGGTCTGGCTCAACGTGCCGCCCGGCGGCGTCTATCGCTGCGCCGCCCCGCGCAAACACCTCCGCAAGCAGGGTTGA